From Longimicrobium sp.:
GCCTGGGCGCGGGGGGACCGCGGCTGGGGCGTGCCGCTGGCCGCCGTGGCCGCCGCGCTCTTCGTGCTTCCGTGGGGGGCGATGGGTGCGGCGGGCGACCTCTTCTCCCCGCTCGGTTTCGTCATCCCACTCCCCGGCGATGCCACGCTGGGGCAGCTGCTGGTGGTACTGGCGGCGCTGGCGGTGTGGCTCCTCTCCCGCTCGCGGTCGCTGCCGCTGGCGGACCGGGTGCCGCTGGCCGCGCGGGCGCTGCTCGCCGCGGGTGCGCTGGTGGGGGCGATCGCGCTGGTGCGCGCATCGGCGGCGGCGGGGGCGCTGGCGGCGCACCCCGCGGGCGGGCTGGCGCTGGTTGCCGCCACCGCGCTCCTGGCCGCCCTCCCGCTGCGCGCGCTGCTCGGCGAGGGCGAGGGGCGCGAGTCGCCCCGGTGGCGCGGCGGGCTGGTGGTGGCGGCGGCGGTGCTGTCGGTGGCGCTGGGAGCGGCGGTGGTGCTCTGGTGGCGCCCCGGGCGCGAGCTCCCGCTGTGGACGGCTGCGCTGTGGGCCGTCCCCTTTGCCCTGGCCGCGGCCGGCGTGGGACGGCGCGGGGCGGGCCGGGGCGCGCTCCTCCCCTGGGCGCTGGCGGGGTGGATCGCGGGGTCGGTGGCGCTTCCGCACCTCTGGCTGATGCACCAGAACGCCCGCCTCGCCGAGGCCGAGAGCGACCTGGGGCGCCTGGGTACGCAGGCCGATCCTTTCCTCGACTTCCTCCTGCGCCAGTTCGCGGAGCGTGTCCTCTTCTTCGCGGCCGAAGGGCGCCAGGGGGTGAGCCTCCTGTACCAGTCGTGGGTGGAGAGCGGGTTGGCGAAGGAGGGCTACGAGGCGCGCGTCACGCTGTGGACGGGGGAGAGCCCCGCGGCCGAGCTGCGGCTGAGCGACGCGCAGATCCCCGCCGACCGCGTGGCCGAGGTGCTCCGCGCCGCGCGCGAGGCGGAGGAGCCGATGGTGCAGCGCTTCACCGATTCGGACCAGCTCCAGTACCTGCTGGCGGTGACGCTGCCTGGAGGCCAGACGGTGTCGGTGGCGGTGCCGCCGCGACGGCACCTGGGGCGCTCCACCGCGCTGGCCCGCTTCCTGGACCCGGAGGAGGACGCGGGCGCCGGCGACGCGGTGGCGCTCTCACTGGCTCCCGCGGCGGGCCGCCCCGCGATTCCGCCCGGCGGAATGCGCTGGGTGCGCGCGGAGCACGGTTGGCGAAGCGAGGCCGCGGTGCGCTTCCCGAGCGGGCCGCAGCACGCGCACCTGCTGGTGCCCACGCCATCGACGGAGATCCTGGCCGCGAGGGCGCTGCTGGCGCAGGTGCTGATCCTGGGCGTTCTGGTGGCGCTCTGGGCCGCCGCGCGTACGCTCTGCGGCGAGCCGCTGGGGCTCGCATCGGGCCAGTGGCGGCGCATGTGGAGCTTCCGCGGGCAGCTCACGATCGCGCTCTTTGCCTTCTTCCTCCTTCCCATGGCCGCGTTCGGCGGCACGGCGTACCGCGCCCTCTCGCGCGAGGTGGTGAGGACGGCGGAGGCGGTGGCGGAGCGCGGGCTGGCGCAGGCGGTGGCCGAGGTGCAGGGCTCCACGCTCGCGGAGGTGTCGCAGCACATCGGGATCGACCTTCTCCTCTACCACCACGGCGTGCTGGCCGAGGCCGCATCGCCCGAGGTGATCGACCTGGGGCTGTACCACACCTGGCTAGCGCCGCCCACCTACCTCGCCTTCGCCGTGGGCGAGTCGGTGGAGGAGCGCGAGGAGCGGCGACTGGCCGGGCAGCCGTACCTGGTCGCGTACCGCCGGCTGGCCGCGGCGGACGTGCTGGCGTCGCCCACGCCGCTGTCCGCGGGGGAGATCGCGCGGCGCCAGCGGGAGCTGACCGACGTGGTGCTGCTGGCCGGCCTCCTGGGCGCCGCGCTCTCCGTGATCCTGGCGCTGGGCGTGGGGCGCGCCCTTTCGCGGCCGATCGAGGGGATGAGCCTGGCCGCCGCGCGCGTGGGCGAGGGCGACCTTTCCGTGCGCCTTCCGGAAGAGCGCAGCGACGAGTTCGGGCGCCTCTTCCACGCATTCAACGAGATGGTGCACGGCCTCCGCGAGACGCAGGCGGAGCTGGTGGGGGAGAAGCGGCGCACGGAGGCCATCGTCGCCGAGGCTGCCACGGGGGTGATCGCGCTGGACTCGGACGGACGCGTGGCGCTGATCAACCCGCGCGCCGGGCAGATCCTGGGCGCCATGCCGCAGCCCGGCGAGCCCATCCCTGACGACCGTCCGCTCCCGGCCGCGGTCGCGCAGGCGGTGCGCAACTTCCTGGGCTCCGACCTTGCCGCGACGACGGGCGAGTGGAGCGAGGAGCGCGAGGTGGAGGGGCGCGTGATCCGGCTGCGGCTGCGTCCGCTCCCGGTGCGCAGCGGGCGGCCGGGCGCGGTGGTGGTACTGGAGGACGTGACGGCCGAGATCCGCACGGCGCGCGTGCTGGCGTGGGGCGAGATGGCGCGGCAGGTGGCGCACGAGATCAAGAACCCGCTCACCCCCATGAAGCTCGCCGTGCAGCACCTCCGCCGCGCCTACGCCGACGGGCGCGGCGACTTCGGCGCGATCCTGGAGCGCAACGCCGACGCCGTGCTCGGCGAGATCGACCGGCTCGGCGAGATCGCGCGTGCGTTCGCGCGCTTCGGCACCCCCGCCGAGACGGCCGCGGGGGTGGAGGCGGTGGACGTGGGCCGCGTGGCCGGCGAGACGCTCGCGCTGTACCGTGGCGGCGGCGGCGCGGAGGGGGTGCTCTACTCGCTCGACGTGCCGCCCGACGCGCCGCGCGTGCGTGCGCGAGTGGGGGAGCTGAAGGAAGTGCTCATCAACCTGCTGGAGAACGCCCGCGGCGCCATGGACGGCTCCGGCGGTGAAATCCGCATCTCCGCCGCGCCGGTGGGCGGGGGCGAATGGCTGCACCTGGACGTCGCGGACACGGGCGAGGGGATCCCTCCCGAGCTCCTGCCGCGCATCTTCGAGCCGCAGTTCTCGACCCGCAGCAGCGGCACCGGGCTGGGGCTGGCCATCGTGCGGCGGCTGGTGGAGTCGTGGGGCGGGGAGGTGACGGTGGATTCCACCCCCGGCGAGGGGACGACGGTGCACCTGAGGCTGCGGGTGGTGGAGGTGGATCCAACCGCATGAACAGCCTCACACAGAGACGCAGAGGGAAAAGGAAAGAACAGCAGAGGGGGTTTCTCTGTGCCTTTCAGTTCCCTCTGTGCCTCGCGAAGCCCTGCAGTTGAGGGGTGCTCACCCCACGTCCGCCGCGGCGAACATTGGAGCCACGATGAGGGCGGCGGCGCCGCGGAGGCGGGTCTGTTCGTCGGCGGGCTCGGGGATGACGGGGGTGGCGGCGGCGCCCAGGGTGAGGGTGCGCTCCTTCATGGCGGCGTGCATCGTGGGCGAGATCAGGTCCCAGCCGGCCAGCAGCTCGCCGCCCACGATGATGCGCGCCGGGTTCAGCGCGTTCACGATCACCGCGATCCCCACCCCCAGGAAGCGCCCGCTCTCCTCCAGCGCGGCCAGGGCGCGAGCGTCGCCGCCGCGCGCGCGCGCCACCAGGTCGCTCACGGTGAGCCCGGTGGCGCGGATCTCGGCGTAGCTGTCGCGGCCTTCCAGGGGGCGGCCCAGGTAGCGCGCGACCGTCGCCGAGGTGGAGGTGTGCGCCTCCAGGCACCCGCGCGAGCCGCACAGGCAGAAGGGCCCCTCCAGCGCCAGCGGGATGTGCCCGAACTCCCCCGCGGCGTCGCGATGGCCGCGGAACACCTCGCCGTTCACCACCAGCCCGGCGCCCACGCCGTCCGACACGGTGAGGTAGACGAAGCTGTCCTGCGCCCCACCGTCCGCCGGGCCGAGCCACATCTTGGCCAGGGCGCAGGCGATGGCGTCGCGCTCGATGTGCACCGTCATCCCCGTGGCGCGGCTCAGCTCGCCGCGCAGGTCCACGTCGCGCCAGCCCAGGGTGGGGGCGTGCACGAGGGTGCCCGTAACGCGGTCCACCATCCCGGGCACCACCAGGCCGATCCCCTCGCACTCCCCGGCCTCGCGGTTGTCCGCCAGCATCCGCTCGATGCGGCGCGCCATCTCCGCCACCAGCTCGGTGGGCGTGGTGGGGGTGGCGAAGCGCTCCAGCGCGATCATCTGGCCGCTGAAGTCGCACAGCATCACGTGCGTCTGGCTGAGGCGCACGTCGATGGCGACGGCGAGGCGGTCGTGCGAGCGCACGTGCAGGAGCGTCGGCTTGCGGCCGCGCGGTGGGTTTCCCGTGGTTCCTTCGTAGATCAGCCCTTCGGCCAGCAGGCCGTTCACCAGCGGCGTCACCATCCCGCGCGCCACGCCCATGTGCCGCGCCAGGTCCGCCCGCGAGATCGGCTGGTGCTCGCGGACCAGGTTGAGCGCGATCTGGCGGTTGATCTCCTTGGGCGTGGTGCGGGTGGCGCGGCTGAAGTTGCGGGTGTCGATCTTACGCATCTACGGGATTGCCTCGCGGGGAGAGCCGGCGTCGCCGCAACGCTGACGAACAACGAACGGCGGCGTCACACAAAGACACGGAGGAAACGGCGAGATCGAAAGGAGGATCTCGCCGCTTGCACCGTGTCTTTTCCGTGTTCCCCGCGGCTCCGCGCGAAATGGCGGTCCTCAGATGGCGATGCGCAGGATGCGGGCGTCGCTCGCGTTTTCGATGCGCGTGACGCTGTAGGGTTGCCAGTGGCGCGCTCGCTCCGCGTGCAGCACTACGCGCCCCAGCCCCTCCAGGCGCAGCTCGACGACCATGCGCAGCGTGCTCTTCGACAGCACCTCGGTGGGGACGAAGAGCTGCCCGTACTGCTGCTCCGCCAGGTGCCTCAACTCCTTGAGCGTGGTGAACATCGCGCCTGTCAGGTCCGCGTGGGTCA
This genomic window contains:
- a CDS encoding ATP-binding protein, whose amino-acid sequence is MLRWAERVRRPQALAWAAAWGATLSLAAWILLLSPVWLAVATAGGILWAALAREVAPRWRWSVAMALALGVSIGASFQLRLGEGARSWERVRFAAENRVGAEVKQGLDDMFDRDTLAVAEAARAAGSARAANAALFARMERIRRERNVTALAVYEPDGSPLVWAGEHRGTVPDSVRAGHHFYSYSAGPLFGYLYFTNRLPNGRVAVAAELLEAHVEVGEGTPPYAETFGRRYGVAPRFTTPEFAPQDSAWDWTGYQGPILSVVFATLTQETWRERIVLRGRWAVALAWLAAVVLLGIAWARGDRGWGVPLAAVAAALFVLPWGAMGAAGDLFSPLGFVIPLPGDATLGQLLVVLAALAVWLLSRSRSLPLADRVPLAARALLAAGALVGAIALVRASAAAGALAAHPAGGLALVAATALLAALPLRALLGEGEGRESPRWRGGLVVAAAVLSVALGAAVVLWWRPGRELPLWTAALWAVPFALAAAGVGRRGAGRGALLPWALAGWIAGSVALPHLWLMHQNARLAEAESDLGRLGTQADPFLDFLLRQFAERVLFFAAEGRQGVSLLYQSWVESGLAKEGYEARVTLWTGESPAAELRLSDAQIPADRVAEVLRAAREAEEPMVQRFTDSDQLQYLLAVTLPGGQTVSVAVPPRRHLGRSTALARFLDPEEDAGAGDAVALSLAPAAGRPAIPPGGMRWVRAEHGWRSEAAVRFPSGPQHAHLLVPTPSTEILAARALLAQVLILGVLVALWAAARTLCGEPLGLASGQWRRMWSFRGQLTIALFAFFLLPMAAFGGTAYRALSREVVRTAEAVAERGLAQAVAEVQGSTLAEVSQHIGIDLLLYHHGVLAEAASPEVIDLGLYHTWLAPPTYLAFAVGESVEEREERRLAGQPYLVAYRRLAAADVLASPTPLSAGEIARRQRELTDVVLLAGLLGAALSVILALGVGRALSRPIEGMSLAAARVGEGDLSVRLPEERSDEFGRLFHAFNEMVHGLRETQAELVGEKRRTEAIVAEAATGVIALDSDGRVALINPRAGQILGAMPQPGEPIPDDRPLPAAVAQAVRNFLGSDLAATTGEWSEEREVEGRVIRLRLRPLPVRSGRPGAVVVLEDVTAEIRTARVLAWGEMARQVAHEIKNPLTPMKLAVQHLRRAYADGRGDFGAILERNADAVLGEIDRLGEIARAFARFGTPAETAAGVEAVDVGRVAGETLALYRGGGGAEGVLYSLDVPPDAPRVRARVGELKEVLINLLENARGAMDGSGGEIRISAAPVGGGEWLHLDVADTGEGIPPELLPRIFEPQFSTRSSGTGLGLAIVRRLVESWGGEVTVDSTPGEGTTVHLRLRVVEVDPTA
- a CDS encoding ROK family transcriptional regulator, with the translated sequence MRKIDTRNFSRATRTTPKEINRQIALNLVREHQPISRADLARHMGVARGMVTPLVNGLLAEGLIYEGTTGNPPRGRKPTLLHVRSHDRLAVAIDVRLSQTHVMLCDFSGQMIALERFATPTTPTELVAEMARRIERMLADNREAGECEGIGLVVPGMVDRVTGTLVHAPTLGWRDVDLRGELSRATGMTVHIERDAIACALAKMWLGPADGGAQDSFVYLTVSDGVGAGLVVNGEVFRGHRDAAGEFGHIPLALEGPFCLCGSRGCLEAHTSTSATVARYLGRPLEGRDSYAEIRATGLTVSDLVARARGGDARALAALEESGRFLGVGIAVIVNALNPARIIVGGELLAGWDLISPTMHAAMKERTLTLGAAATPVIPEPADEQTRLRGAAALIVAPMFAAADVG